The bacterium genome contains the following window.
CACTTCGGTCCGATGTGGTTCCCGCTGGACGAGGATGGTGTCGGACACCCCAGCCGCTGGAACACTCTCCGGGCTCTGCGGGTGCTCAAATGGGCGGATCAGACCCGGCCTTCATAGAAGTTAATGATTCTCGCTGAAAGTCGACGGGTACTGGTCTGGCACGGGCTCAGTCACTATCCGGCAGCCGCGCCCGATACTAAACCGTATCGACTTGGGTGGCCCCCTTGCGGTGGCCCAGGGAGCCGTGTGCATGGCCAGGAACTCTGAAGTCACGCTCGTCATCGTGGATGACTCCCAGGAAATGCGGGAGACCCTCAAAACGCTCCTGACGTTTAACGAAACGGTACGGGTGGTGGGAGAAGCCAGCAACGGAGAGGAAGCGGTAGACCGGGTCGCGGAGCTGAAGCCCGACCTGGTGCTGATGGATATCAATATGCCGGGGATGGACGGGCTGAAGGCGACCGAGGCGATCGCGATCAAGTCGCCGCGGACCGGAGTCATCATCATTTCGGTGCAGGAAGAAATGGAGTACATGCGGCGGGCGATGTCTGCCGGTGCCCGGGAATACCTGGTCAAGCCCTTCGATTCTGATGAGCTCTTCCGGACCATCAACAATGTTGTGGAGAAGGAACGCTTCCGCTGGGGAAATGTCGGCACGGGAACCGGTGGCAACGGCGAGCCTGAGCGGGGGAAGATTGTGACGGTCTTCTCACCACGGGGAGGGATCGGGAAGTCGCTCCTGGCGACCAATGTCGCCTCGGAGCTCAAGCGCGAGACCCGGCAAAAGGTGCTTTGTGTGGACCTGTCGGTGGAGTTCGGCGATGTCGCGCTGCTGCTGAATTGCCATGTCGCCTCGACCCTGACGAATCTGGCGCAGACCGGGGTCCAGGCCATCGATCTGGAATATCTCAAGAGCAACATTCACACGTCGCCCAACGGCGTAGATGTTCTGGCGGCCCCCACGAAGCCCGAATACGCCGAGATGGTGACCAGTGGGGTCATCTCGAAGGTGCTGGAACTGGCGCGGGAGGAGTGGGACTGGATCGTGGTCGACACCCGTCCGACCTTCGCCGGCGAAATCCTGGCGGCGCTGGACTTAAGCGACGAAATCCTCATGCTCATTGGCGGGGACTTCCTGTCGCTCAAGAGCGCGTCGCTGTCGCTGCAGGTCTTTTTGTCGCTGAACTACAACATGGATGCGGTGAAA
Protein-coding sequences here:
- the cheB gene encoding Chemotaxis response regulator protein-glutamate methylesterase — encoded protein: MARNSEVTLVIVDDSQEMRETLKTLLTFNETVRVVGEASNGEEAVDRVAELKPDLVLMDINMPGMDGLKATEAIAIKSPRTGVIIISVQEEMEYMRRAMSAGAREYLVKPFDSDELFRTINNVVEKERFRWGNVGTGTGGNGEPERGKIVTVFSPRGGIGKSLLATNVASELKRETRQKVLCVDLSVEFGDVALLLNCHVASTLTNLAQTGVQAIDLEYLKSNIHTSPNGVDVLAAPTKPEYAEMVTSGVISKVLELAREEWDWIVVDTRPTFAGEILAALDLSDEILMLIGGDFLSLKSASLSLQVFLSLNYNMDAVKVILNRANCLPNTKVLDLEKGLKKRIDFELPLDQDLVLNSINRGVPFMDTNPTSDLAKAVRSVVQGLLPQEAVAGQAEKKSGGLLNMFARR